One region of Blattabacterium cuenoti genomic DNA includes:
- the ruvA gene encoding Holliday junction branch migration protein RuvA, which yields MITHLRGKLIDKNQSYLIIDCHGVGYYIHISSYTYDSLLEKEGKDIFIYTYLFIKENQHVLYGFFDKKERKIFSYLISVNGIGPSSAIMLLSSLTPYEIEKSISKEDIKVFNKVKGIGIKTAQRIIIELKDKISKQEKNVKLLKNEPYLIKKEALSALSVLGFSPKESKKVLDDILDENPEFSVENLIKESLKKL from the coding sequence GTGATAACACATTTAAGAGGAAAGTTAATAGATAAAAATCAATCTTATTTAATCATAGATTGTCATGGAGTAGGATATTATATTCACATATCCTCATATACCTATGATTCTTTGTTAGAAAAAGAAGGAAAAGATATTTTCATATATACTTATTTGTTTATAAAAGAAAATCAACATGTTTTATATGGTTTTTTTGATAAAAAAGAAAGGAAAATATTTTCTTATTTGATCTCTGTGAATGGAATCGGTCCAAGTTCTGCTATCATGTTATTATCTTCTCTTACTCCATATGAAATAGAAAAATCTATATCTAAAGAAGATATAAAAGTGTTTAACAAAGTTAAAGGAATTGGGATAAAAACAGCTCAAAGAATTATTATTGAACTAAAAGATAAAATTTCTAAACAAGAAAAAAACGTAAAACTATTGAAAAATGAACCTTATTTAATAAAAAAAGAAGCTTTAAGTGCTTTGAGTGTCCTTGGATTTTCTCCTAAAGAGTCTAAAAAAGTTTTGGATGATATTTTGGATGAAAATCCAGAATTTTCTGTAGAAAATCTCATTAAAGAATCTTTAAAAAAATTGTGA
- the der gene encoding ribosome biogenesis GTPase Der, which produces MNYIVSIIGRPNVGKSTLFNRLVGKRKAIVDVTSGVTRDRIYGNSEWNGVKFSVVDTGGFSISKNDVLEREIKNQIFIAIKESDVILFLVDIKIGILDSDREIAKILRKCKKIILLVVNKIDNGKSIYSNTDFFHLGFEKYYYISAINGSGTGELLDKLIEIFNHGEFFKKKEEILEKEFIPRFSIIGRPNVGKSTLINSFLNKNHHIVTNMSGTTRDSLDVLYKKWEYECILVDTPGIRKKSKIRDNIEFYSTMRTFNTIEYADVCFLMVDANRGWERQDMNIFRLVEKNHKGIIILINKWDLFRNTNFCTQKDYEFFIKKKIYPFDNVPILFISAKNKDGIHNILPMAYQVLKYRKNRLKTNILNKIMLPILKKNPPIPKKKNKFITIKYCTQLPSYTPKFIFFSNFPQYIKESYKRFVENKIRSHFDFVGVPIQIFFRKK; this is translated from the coding sequence ATGAATTATATCGTATCTATAATAGGACGTCCCAATGTCGGAAAATCAACTTTGTTTAATCGTCTTGTAGGAAAAAGAAAAGCTATTGTCGATGTAACAAGTGGAGTGACAAGAGATCGTATTTATGGAAATTCAGAATGGAATGGAGTCAAATTTTCTGTGGTAGATACTGGTGGTTTTTCTATTTCAAAAAATGATGTACTTGAAAGAGAAATCAAAAACCAAATTTTCATAGCTATAAAAGAATCTGATGTTATTTTATTTTTAGTAGATATAAAAATAGGAATATTAGATTCAGATAGAGAAATTGCTAAAATATTAAGAAAATGTAAAAAAATAATTTTATTAGTTGTGAATAAAATAGATAACGGAAAATCTATATATTCTAACACAGATTTTTTTCATTTGGGATTTGAAAAATATTACTATATATCAGCTATAAATGGAAGCGGAACGGGAGAATTACTAGATAAATTAATAGAAATATTCAATCATGGAGAATTTTTTAAAAAAAAAGAAGAAATATTGGAAAAAGAATTTATTCCTCGTTTTTCAATAATAGGACGACCCAATGTTGGAAAGTCAACTTTGATTAATTCTTTTCTAAATAAAAACCATCATATTGTGACAAATATGTCGGGGACAACCAGAGATAGTCTAGATGTATTATACAAAAAATGGGAATATGAGTGTATTTTAGTAGATACCCCTGGTATTAGAAAAAAATCAAAAATCAGAGATAACATTGAATTTTATTCTACTATGAGAACATTTAACACAATAGAATATGCGGATGTTTGTTTTTTAATGGTAGATGCAAATCGTGGATGGGAAAGACAGGATATGAATATTTTTAGATTAGTGGAGAAAAATCATAAAGGAATCATAATTCTTATTAATAAATGGGATTTATTTCGTAATACAAATTTTTGTACACAAAAAGATTACGAATTTTTTATAAAAAAAAAAATTTATCCATTTGATAATGTCCCCATTCTTTTTATATCCGCTAAAAATAAAGATGGAATACACAACATTCTTCCTATGGCTTATCAGGTTTTAAAATACCGTAAGAACAGATTAAAAACAAATATTTTAAATAAAATTATGTTACCAATTCTGAAAAAAAATCCTCCTATTCCTAAGAAAAAAAATAAATTCATAACTATAAAATATTGTACTCAATTACCTTCGTACACACCAAAATTTATTTTTTTTTCTAATTTTCCTCAATACATAAAAGAATCTTATAAAAGATTTGTTGAAAATAAAATTCGTTCTCACTTTGATTTTGTAGGAGTTCCCATACAAATTTTTTTTAGAAAAAAATAA
- the trmD gene encoding tRNA (guanosine(37)-N1)-methyltransferase TrmD translates to MRIDIISVVPEILHSPFSNSIIKRAINKGLIDIHVHDLRKYGLGKRKNVDDYPYGGGSGMVIKIEPVYQCFSKLLSERDYDEKIFMTPDGKLFSQKYAKDLTDKKNIIILCGRYKGVDQRIRDYLISKEISIGNYILSGGELAAAVVVESVVRLLPGVIQNQDSILTDSFQKESLIAPPIYTRPVIYKGWAVPKILLSGHHKKIKDWLYQKSIQFKQRLDD, encoded by the coding sequence TTGCGTATAGATATTATTAGTGTAGTGCCTGAAATTCTTCATAGCCCTTTTTCCAATTCTATTATTAAAAGGGCAATTAATAAAGGTTTAATTGATATTCATGTTCATGATTTGCGTAAATATGGTTTAGGAAAACGAAAAAATGTGGATGACTATCCTTATGGAGGTGGATCAGGAATGGTCATTAAAATAGAACCTGTATATCAGTGTTTTTCAAAGCTTTTATCCGAAAGAGATTATGATGAAAAAATTTTTATGACTCCTGATGGAAAGTTATTTTCACAAAAATATGCTAAAGATTTAACTGATAAGAAAAATATTATCATTCTTTGTGGACGTTATAAAGGAGTTGATCAAAGAATTAGAGATTACTTAATTTCCAAAGAAATATCTATTGGAAATTATATTTTATCCGGAGGAGAACTCGCGGCTGCTGTTGTTGTAGAATCTGTAGTTAGATTATTACCTGGGGTAATACAAAATCAAGATTCCATTTTGACAGATTCTTTTCAAAAAGAATCCTTAATAGCCCCCCCCATTTACACTCGTCCAGTGATTTATAAAGGATGGGCTGTTCCAAAAATACTTTTATCTGGACATCACAAAAAAATCAAAGATTGGTTGTATCAAAAATCTATACAATTCAAACAAAGATTGGATGATTAG
- the gyrB gene encoding DNA topoisomerase (ATP-hydrolyzing) subunit B, whose translation MNKKHNTIKDYTADSIQSLEGIEHIRLRPSMYIGDVGVRGLHHLVYEVIDNSVDESLAGFCNKIWVTIHKNGFITVLDNGRGIPIDIHKKEGKSALEVVMTKIGAGGKFDKNSYKVSGGLHGVGISCVNALSKKLIVTIYRNGKIYQQEYLRGKPLYSVKCLGKTNMQGTKIYYLADHSIFNSIIYNHEIIANRLKELSFLNKGLYLFLKDERENIKEHFFSENGLKEYLQILDKNQESLTKDILFIEGEKDNTIVEIAMQYNTSFKEKIYSYVNNINTYEGGTHISGFRRALTRTLKKYVDGYGNILSNKIELTGDDFREGITAIISVRVMEPQFEGQTKTKLSNHEVGGIVDKIVGETLYSYLEEHPGDRKKIIDKIILSAKARQAAKKARELIQKKTSISSILPGKLADCSFNNPENCEIYLVEGDSAGGTAKQGRDRNFQAILPLRGKILNVEKAIQYKIFENEEIKNIFTSLGVSIGTEEDQKILNIKKLRYNKVIIMTDADIDGSHISTLILTLFFRYMKPLIEKGHIYIATPPLYLIRKGNHYQYAWSDQERENIIHKLGGRKSIKIQRYKGLGEMNAEQLWETTMNPKKRTLRKVNIDDYSEADRIFSILMGDEVPPRRNFIEQNAIHAKIDV comes from the coding sequence ATGAATAAAAAACATAATACAATAAAAGATTATACAGCAGATAGTATTCAATCTCTTGAAGGAATTGAACATATTCGACTCAGACCCTCTATGTATATTGGGGACGTAGGGGTTAGAGGATTACACCATTTAGTTTACGAAGTCATAGATAATTCTGTAGATGAATCTTTAGCAGGTTTTTGTAATAAAATATGGGTTACAATTCATAAAAATGGATTTATTACGGTACTTGATAATGGTCGTGGAATTCCAATAGACATTCATAAAAAAGAAGGAAAATCGGCTCTAGAAGTTGTTATGACTAAAATTGGTGCAGGTGGGAAATTTGATAAAAATTCTTATAAAGTTTCTGGAGGATTACACGGAGTAGGAATTTCTTGTGTCAATGCTCTATCTAAAAAACTTATAGTTACAATTTATCGTAACGGAAAAATTTACCAACAAGAATATTTAAGAGGAAAACCTCTTTATTCTGTAAAATGTTTAGGAAAAACTAATATGCAAGGAACAAAAATTTATTATCTTGCTGATCATTCTATTTTTAATTCCATTATATATAATCATGAAATTATAGCTAATCGATTAAAAGAATTATCTTTTTTAAATAAAGGTTTGTACTTATTTTTAAAAGACGAAAGAGAGAATATAAAAGAACATTTTTTTTCTGAAAATGGATTAAAAGAATACCTTCAAATTTTAGATAAAAATCAGGAATCTTTAACCAAAGATATCCTTTTTATTGAAGGAGAGAAAGATAATACTATTGTAGAAATTGCAATGCAATACAATACTTCTTTTAAAGAAAAAATTTATTCCTATGTAAACAACATCAATACTTATGAAGGAGGAACTCATATTTCTGGTTTTCGAAGAGCATTGACAAGAACGTTAAAAAAATATGTAGATGGATATGGTAATATTTTATCTAATAAGATAGAATTAACTGGAGACGATTTTAGAGAAGGCATTACGGCTATTATATCTGTTAGAGTAATGGAGCCTCAATTTGAAGGACAAACTAAAACAAAATTAAGTAATCACGAAGTAGGAGGTATCGTGGACAAAATAGTAGGAGAAACGTTGTATAGTTATTTAGAAGAACATCCTGGTGATAGAAAAAAAATTATTGATAAAATAATATTATCAGCTAAAGCGCGTCAAGCTGCTAAGAAGGCTCGTGAGTTGATCCAAAAAAAGACTTCAATAAGTAGTATTTTACCTGGAAAATTAGCGGATTGTTCTTTCAATAATCCAGAAAATTGTGAAATTTATTTAGTAGAAGGAGATTCTGCTGGAGGAACAGCGAAACAAGGCAGAGATAGAAATTTTCAAGCGATTTTGCCTTTACGAGGTAAAATCCTAAATGTTGAAAAAGCTATACAATATAAAATATTTGAAAATGAGGAAATAAAAAATATATTTACTTCTTTGGGAGTTTCTATTGGGACAGAAGAAGATCAAAAAATTCTAAATATAAAAAAACTAAGATATAATAAAGTTATTATCATGACAGATGCAGATATAGATGGAAGTCATATTTCTACTTTAATTTTAACATTGTTTTTTCGTTATATGAAACCATTAATAGAGAAAGGCCACATCTATATTGCTACACCTCCACTTTATTTAATTCGAAAAGGAAATCATTATCAATATGCTTGGAGTGATCAAGAAAGAGAAAACATTATACATAAATTAGGAGGAAGAAAATCTATCAAAATACAACGATATAAAGGATTAGGAGAAATGAATGCAGAACAACTTTGGGAAACAACTATGAATCCCAAAAAAAGAACTTTACGTAAAGTAAATATAGACGATTATTCAGAAGCAGACAGAATATTCTCCATTCTTATGGGAGATGAAGTTCCTCCAAGAAGAAATTTTATAGAACAAAATGCGATACATGCAAAAATTGATGTTTAG
- a CDS encoding undecaprenyl-diphosphate phosphatase, whose translation MNYIQSILLGVIEGITEFFPISSTGHMILAASIMGILENKIMNLFLVSVQFGAVLSVVFLYKNKFFFQKLDFYIKIFIASFPVGIFGFLLNKITNFFLYRPLIVALSLLIGGLVILKVETFYEKNFYNRKNSITYLKALIIGLFQCMALIPGVSRSATTIVACMLQNVNRIKAIEFSFFLSVPVIGIATCKKLFDYYFQLNSFTFKDIELLLLGNIISFVTGMIAIKCFTKYLKNFKLFGYYRIVLGTFFIIVHYLIKPIGKF comes from the coding sequence ATGAATTATATTCAATCAATCCTATTAGGGGTTATTGAAGGAATTACAGAATTTTTTCCTATTTCTTCTACAGGACATATGATTCTTGCGGCTTCCATAATGGGAATACTAGAAAATAAAATAATGAATTTATTTCTTGTTTCTGTTCAGTTTGGAGCCGTTTTATCTGTAGTTTTTTTGTATAAAAACAAGTTTTTTTTTCAAAAATTGGATTTTTATATAAAAATTTTTATAGCTAGTTTTCCTGTTGGAATTTTTGGTTTTTTATTGAATAAAATCACAAATTTTTTTTTATATAGACCACTTATAGTCGCTTTATCTCTTTTGATAGGAGGATTGGTAATTTTGAAAGTAGAAACTTTTTATGAAAAAAATTTTTATAATAGAAAAAATAGTATTACTTATTTGAAAGCTTTGATCATTGGATTATTTCAATGTATGGCTTTAATTCCAGGAGTATCTAGAAGTGCAACCACTATTGTGGCTTGTATGCTACAAAATGTGAATAGAATAAAAGCTATTGAATTTTCTTTCTTCTTATCTGTTCCTGTTATTGGAATTGCTACATGTAAAAAATTATTTGACTATTATTTTCAATTGAATTCTTTCACATTTAAAGATATAGAATTATTGTTATTAGGAAATATAATATCTTTTGTCACTGGAATGATAGCTATCAAATGTTTCACAAAATATTTAAAGAATTTTAAATTATTTGGATATTATAGAATTGTTTTAGGAACTTTTTTTATTATTGTACATTATTTAATAAAACCAATTGGAAAATTTTGA
- the truB gene encoding tRNA pseudouridine(55) synthase TruB produces MSTNLLEFKNGKILLVDKPWGWTSFDIVKKIKNYILTETIKKENLKIGHAGTLDPFATGLLIVLTGKYTKKVNEIQNYKKIYTGIIKLGCETLSFDSETEEYNFSSVSHVTPQLIKKISKKFLGEIDQYPPYFSALKTKGKRFYEYARKGKKILIKSRRVKIYKFHIIKIGIPYVKFFIECGKGTYIRSIAQDFGKALRSGAYILSLRRERIGNFSMTMNCSFIELNVSKEFSCYLLD; encoded by the coding sequence TTGAGTACGAATTTATTAGAATTTAAAAATGGGAAAATATTGTTAGTAGATAAACCATGGGGATGGACTTCTTTTGATATTGTTAAAAAAATAAAAAACTATATTCTCACTGAGACTATAAAAAAAGAAAATTTGAAAATCGGACATGCCGGAACTTTAGATCCTTTTGCTACAGGTTTATTAATTGTACTAACAGGAAAATATACTAAAAAAGTAAATGAGATTCAAAATTATAAAAAAATTTATACAGGTATTATAAAATTAGGTTGTGAAACCTTATCTTTTGATTCAGAAACAGAAGAGTATAATTTTTCTTCCGTTTCGCATGTTACTCCTCAATTGATTAAAAAAATATCTAAAAAATTTTTGGGAGAAATAGATCAATATCCTCCATATTTTTCTGCCTTGAAAACAAAAGGAAAAAGATTTTATGAATATGCCAGAAAAGGTAAAAAAATACTTATAAAATCTAGACGTGTGAAAATTTACAAATTTCATATTATAAAAATAGGAATTCCCTACGTAAAATTTTTTATAGAATGTGGAAAAGGAACTTATATTCGATCTATAGCACAAGATTTTGGTAAAGCGCTTCGAAGCGGAGCTTATATTCTTTCTTTAAGAAGAGAACGAATAGGAAATTTTTCTATGACTATGAATTGTTCTTTTATAGAATTAAATGTTTCAAAAGAATTTTCATGTTACTTACTAGATTAA
- the rpsP gene encoding 30S ribosomal protein S16 produces MSVKIRLKRIGKKHRPIYHIVVTDSRAPRDGKFIEKLGTYNPHTDPPSTVLKMEDAVSWLMKGAQPTNTVKSIFSKTGVLLKKHLLKGVKKGVLTNEESQKKFHIWYKKYKI; encoded by the coding sequence ATGTCCGTAAAAATTCGTTTAAAAAGAATTGGGAAAAAACATAGACCTATTTATCATATAGTTGTAACTGACTCTCGTGCTCCACGAGATGGAAAATTTATCGAAAAGTTAGGAACTTATAATCCTCATACGGATCCTCCTTCAACTGTATTAAAAATGGAAGACGCTGTATCCTGGTTAATGAAAGGAGCACAACCTACCAATACGGTAAAATCCATTTTTTCCAAAACCGGTGTATTATTGAAAAAACATTTATTAAAAGGAGTTAAAAAAGGTGTATTAACCAATGAAGAATCGCAAAAAAAGTTTCATATATGGTACAAAAAATATAAAATTTAA
- a CDS encoding dicarboxylate/amino acid:cation symporter, with protein sequence MSIGMKIKKEKVLLIAFLSVLAYIFIHLSKSLLGLDKFTLCILRCFVISIFILYSFLKKDLTTWILLSIIIGIEMGLDLPKIAVELRFLSQIFLRLIKTIISPILFSTLVVGIASHSNIKQLGSMGWKSLLYFEVVTTLALFIGLIAINVSQAGVGIVMPSGITEQQLPKVESRTWQDTILHVFPENFIKSIYHGDVLPIVVFSVIFGISMVFLEDKKRSPILLFAESLSEIMFKFTKIIMYFAPIGVGSAIAYTVGHMGLDILYNLFQLLLTLYIALLIFLIVILLPILLWIKVPLKAFIKALTEPVSLAFATTSSESALPLLMENLEKLGVPRKIIAFVIPTGYSFNLDGTTLYLSLATVFVAQASGIPLSFSQQIFIGLTLILTSKGVAGVPRASLVILLATVASFGLPTWPILAIIGIDELMDMARTTVNVIGNGLASCVIARSEGELDDKKMLDYIKNDL encoded by the coding sequence ATGAGTATAGGAATGAAAATAAAAAAGGAAAAAGTCTTATTAATAGCTTTTTTAAGTGTTTTGGCATATATATTTATTCATTTATCAAAATCCTTGTTAGGATTAGATAAATTTACTCTTTGCATATTAAGATGTTTTGTGATATCTATTTTCATATTGTATTCTTTTCTGAAAAAAGACTTAACTACTTGGATCTTATTATCTATTATCATAGGAATAGAAATGGGATTAGATCTTCCAAAAATTGCTGTAGAATTAAGATTTTTATCTCAAATATTTTTGAGATTGATCAAAACTATCATTTCTCCAATACTGTTTTCAACTTTAGTCGTTGGAATAGCAAGTCATTCTAATATTAAACAGTTAGGTAGCATGGGATGGAAATCCCTACTATATTTTGAAGTGGTAACAACTTTAGCTTTATTTATTGGTCTTATTGCTATTAATGTATCTCAAGCCGGAGTAGGTATTGTGATGCCTTCAGGCATTACAGAACAACAATTACCAAAAGTAGAAAGTAGAACTTGGCAAGACACAATTCTTCATGTGTTTCCGGAAAATTTTATAAAATCTATATATCATGGAGATGTATTACCTATAGTGGTATTTTCCGTTATATTTGGTATATCTATGGTTTTTTTAGAAGATAAAAAACGAAGTCCTATATTACTATTTGCAGAAAGCCTTTCAGAAATCATGTTTAAATTTACTAAAATTATTATGTATTTTGCTCCTATAGGAGTAGGATCCGCCATTGCTTATACAGTAGGACATATGGGGTTGGATATTTTATATAATTTATTTCAGTTGTTGTTGACTCTTTATATAGCTTTACTGATTTTTTTGATAGTTATTTTGCTTCCTATTCTTTTGTGGATTAAAGTCCCTTTAAAAGCTTTTATCAAAGCATTAACTGAGCCTGTATCACTCGCGTTTGCGACTACGAGTTCCGAATCTGCCTTGCCTTTACTTATGGAAAATTTAGAAAAATTAGGTGTCCCCAGAAAAATTATAGCTTTTGTGATTCCTACAGGTTATAGCTTCAACTTAGATGGAACAACTCTTTATTTATCTTTGGCAACTGTTTTTGTAGCACAAGCATCTGGTATTCCTTTGAGTTTTAGTCAACAAATATTTATAGGACTAACGTTAATTTTAACTAGTAAAGGAGTTGCTGGAGTACCCAGAGCCTCTTTAGTAATTCTTTTAGCCACTGTAGCTTCTTTTGGATTACCTACTTGGCCTATATTAGCTATTATAGGCATAGATGAATTAATGGATATGGCTAGGACGACCGTAAATGTTATAGGAAATGGATTAGCTAGTTGTGTTATAGCTCGTTCTGAAGGAGAATTGGACGATAAAAAAATGTTAGATTATATAAAAAATGATTTGTAA
- a CDS encoding diphosphomevalonate/mevalonate 3,5-bisphosphate decarboxylase family protein, with amino-acid sequence MKTNCFFYRKKKYSINPNGVVTSKSHSNIALIKYWGKHNNKTQIPLNSSISYSLGEVYTVTRLIYQKKKERNLPIKVFFSGKEKTSFLPKILEFFHRISSYCSYLQDFNFIIETYNTFPHSSGIASSASSMSSLALCIMEIEKKLVSSSKEDFFLKKSSFLARLGSGSACRSIYPGLVVWGCHKSIKGSNNLYAIPYPYEVHSIFTKIEDTILIIDDEPKKILSSKGHQLMNDHPFARERFKCATQNMSRLISILKIGDFQEFGELIEHEALTLHAMIMTSRPYFLCMKPNTLNVIYTVWDFRKQNKKNIYFTLDAGANVHLLYPIQEKTFILKWIYSDLFVYSKKIIESFCL; translated from the coding sequence TTGAAAACAAATTGTTTTTTTTATAGAAAAAAAAAATATTCTATAAATCCAAATGGAGTAGTTACAAGCAAAAGTCATTCCAATATTGCTTTAATTAAATACTGGGGAAAACATAATAATAAAACTCAAATACCGTTGAATTCATCTATTAGTTATTCTTTAGGAGAAGTATATACGGTTACACGATTAATTTATCAAAAGAAAAAAGAAAGAAATTTACCTATAAAAGTCTTTTTTTCAGGAAAAGAAAAAACTAGTTTTCTTCCAAAAATTTTGGAATTTTTTCATAGAATTTCATCCTATTGTTCCTATTTACAAGATTTTAATTTCATTATAGAAACCTATAATACTTTTCCACATAGTAGCGGAATTGCTTCTTCTGCTTCTTCCATGAGTTCTTTAGCATTATGTATCATGGAAATAGAAAAAAAATTAGTTTCTTCTTCAAAAGAAGATTTTTTTTTAAAAAAATCTTCTTTTTTAGCTAGATTAGGTTCTGGAAGTGCTTGCAGATCTATTTATCCTGGACTTGTTGTTTGGGGATGTCACAAATCCATAAAAGGAAGTAATAATCTTTATGCTATTCCATATCCATATGAAGTTCATTCCATTTTTACAAAAATAGAAGATACTATCTTAATCATAGATGATGAACCTAAAAAAATATTGAGTTCAAAAGGGCATCAATTAATGAATGATCATCCTTTTGCTAGAGAAAGATTTAAATGTGCGACTCAAAATATGAGTAGACTTATATCTATATTAAAGATAGGAGATTTTCAAGAATTTGGAGAATTAATAGAACATGAAGCTTTGACTCTTCATGCCATGATCATGACCTCTCGTCCCTATTTTTTATGTATGAAACCAAATACTCTGAATGTGATTTATACGGTATGGGATTTTAGGAAACAAAACAAAAAAAATATTTATTTTACATTAGATGCAGGTGCCAATGTTCATCTTTTATATCCTATTCAAGAAAAAACATTCATTCTAAAATGGATATATAGTGATTTGTTTGTTTATTCTAAAAAAATTATAGAAAGTTTTTGTTTATAG
- a CDS encoding pyridoxal phosphate-dependent aminotransferase: protein MKNRLSYRLQNISYSQTIAMSAKARELKNKGYNIINLSLGEPDFSPPNFVLSSAKKAIDEGYHYYTPVSGYFELKKMICEKFSRDNRLKYTPSQIVVSTGAKQAIMNVLLSLLNKDDEVIIPAPYWVSYLQMVKFCESSPVIIPTIMKNDFKIHPEQLEKAITSKTKLFIFSSPCNPTGSVYSYEELKDLSEIFKKHPKVMILSDEIYEHICYSEKHTSIAIFPDIHNQVITVNGLSKAFSMTGWRIGYIGAPEWIAQSCDKIQGQMTSCANSIAQIAAITALAAHPNKIEYMIKEFKKRRNLVLDMIKEIDGFQFYQPNGAFYIFPKISSFFGKKLHGKIIQNSDEFSEFLLDQSKVATVSGSAFGDNECLRISYASSDDKIIEAFTRIKKVLN, encoded by the coding sequence ATGAAAAATAGATTATCTTATCGTTTACAAAATATATCTTATTCACAAACTATAGCTATGTCAGCTAAAGCTAGAGAATTAAAAAATAAAGGTTATAACATTATAAACTTGAGTTTGGGAGAACCAGATTTTTCCCCTCCTAATTTTGTTTTATCCTCTGCAAAAAAAGCGATAGATGAAGGTTATCATTATTATACTCCTGTATCCGGATACTTCGAACTTAAAAAAATGATATGCGAAAAATTTTCTCGTGATAATCGTTTAAAATACACCCCTTCTCAAATTGTAGTTTCTACCGGAGCAAAACAAGCGATAATGAATGTTCTTCTATCTTTGTTGAATAAAGATGATGAAGTTATTATTCCCGCGCCTTATTGGGTTAGTTATTTACAAATGGTAAAGTTTTGTGAATCTTCTCCTGTTATCATTCCAACAATTATGAAAAACGATTTTAAGATTCATCCAGAACAATTAGAAAAAGCTATAACATCTAAAACAAAATTATTTATTTTCAGTAGTCCTTGCAATCCTACAGGAAGCGTTTATTCTTATGAAGAATTAAAAGATTTATCGGAAATTTTTAAAAAACATCCAAAAGTCATGATTCTTTCTGATGAAATTTATGAACATATTTGTTATTCAGAAAAACATACTAGTATTGCTATATTTCCTGATATTCATAATCAAGTTATCACAGTTAATGGATTATCTAAGGCTTTTTCAATGACAGGTTGGAGAATTGGATATATTGGAGCTCCAGAATGGATTGCTCAATCTTGTGATAAAATACAAGGTCAGATGACGTCTTGTGCTAATTCTATTGCACAAATAGCTGCTATTACTGCATTAGCAGCTCATCCTAATAAAATAGAATATATGATTAAAGAGTTTAAAAAAAGAAGAAATCTAGTTTTGGATATGATCAAAGAAATTGATGGATTTCAATTTTATCAACCAAATGGAGCTTTTTATATTTTTCCAAAAATTTCTTCTTTTTTTGGAAAAAAATTACATGGAAAAATAATTCAAAATTCAGATGAATTTTCTGAATTTTTACTTGATCAAAGTAAAGTAGCTACCGTTAGTGGAAGTGCTTTTGGTGATAATGAATGTTTACGGATTTCTTACGCATCATCAGATGATAAAATTATAGAAGCCTTTACAAGAATAAAAAAGGTCTTAAATTAG